Genomic window (Theileria annulata chromosome 4, complete sequence, *** SEQUENCING IN PROGRESS ***):
ATGATTTGGTAGCTAAAACTCTAGGTTCTGTGGATTCCATAGTTTACCCACCGGATTCCCTCTTAAAACTGGCCTATAAAGGACTGCAATATCAGATTTTTGATGCCAGCTTCTGGAATGATGTGTACGATAAAACCGCAAAATCCAAGGATCTTTTTACTCCATCACAGTGGATTAGACTTCTACACATATATAAGCGCATTAAAATTCGTAACTCTGAGTTGTATAATATGGCACAGTCTGCTATTGAGAGGAACCTCGAAAACCTATCCCTAAAGGAACTTTCTTTACTTTCATTGTCgttttcttatttttcattCTGTCCAAGGTCATTGTTTTCGAAAATCTCAAAAACTGTTTGTGACCGTCATAGAGATGCCAAACTGAAGGAGTTTGAGCTATCATTAGACTTTAAGCAAATTTGCGAAAACGGTAGTCTCAATAAATCAAACGTGATTAAAAGGTCTAAAATTAGTGAGACTGTCTCTTATATTCACATGATTGGAGCTTATTCCAAGTGTGGATTCGATGATAAAGAGCTGTTTGAGGTCGTGACTGAGAAACTAATTGATAACTTATCCAGCCACCATGTTATGATATCCTCTAACCTACTGATGAAGACTTTGGACTCCTACTCTAGGTACCTATACTCaatatttaacattttcaGGTTCGGTTACAGAAACATTAGACTTCTTGACACTCTCAGTAATCAAATTATCACAGCAAAACTGTCGACGGAAGAGCTCTCAAGGGTGAAGAGCTCATTCTCACAACTTGaatatgaaaatgatacaatgaataatattttttcatacAGATTGGGTAATGTAAATTAGTGTAAACTTTTAACAACTTTCATCAATTTCTCAGTAATGTCacctaaaattaatacacGCTATGTGTTTACCTAGGTAAGATGCGTTTTGGTTCAAGTTGTCAAACAAATCCGACTCCAAAACACAAATTCCACTCTTCAAATCGTATCTTTTCGGTCCTAGGATCTCCTTCAAACCTTCAAGTTGCctgtaattatattttataaaagaATTCTAACTTGTATGATAGATT
Coding sequences:
- a CDS encoding uncharacterized protein (Tap579b07.q1c.C.cand.66 - score = 21.19), whose amino-acid sequence is MLILSKFRSKQNVFSSCIKTFINDRNNWSNIDDLVAKTLGSVDSIVYPPDSLLKLAYKGLQYQIFDASFWNDVYDKTAKSKDLFTPSQWIRLLHIYKRIKIRNSELYNMAQSAIERNLENLSLKELSLLSLSFSYFSFCPRSLFSKISKTVCDRHRDAKLKEFELSLDFKQICENGSLNKSNVIKRSKISETVSYIHMIGAYSKCGFDDKELFEVVTEKLIDNLSSHHVMISSNLLMKTLDSYSRYLYSIFNIFRFGYRNIRLLDTLSNQIITAKLSTEELSRVKSSFSQLEYENDTMNNIFSYRLGNVN